The Blastocatellia bacterium genome includes a window with the following:
- a CDS encoding helix-turn-helix domain-containing protein, translated as MELAIAGYRSTRLQVLQVLKRRGGATVSDLARELCLSGVSLRRHLDLLERHHLVAARVQGGRRGRPAKVYHLTEEAEWFFPQRYSQFAISLLEAVREQFGPRAVEELLRRQTNTLIRQMKPRLAGKSLKARVETLADLMTEMGFLASSEQINRGQFLLTQCHCPLARVVAVCPAVCDQELRMHADLLKAQVTRCCFIREGGDACRYLIEAPRCRSRMR; from the coding sequence ATGGAGCTGGCCATCGCGGGTTATCGGTCAACGCGGCTGCAGGTTTTGCAGGTGCTCAAGCGACGGGGTGGGGCGACGGTATCAGACCTCGCCCGTGAGCTGTGCCTGTCGGGCGTCAGCCTGCGGCGTCATCTCGATTTGCTTGAACGTCATCACCTCGTTGCCGCGCGCGTGCAGGGAGGCCGTCGGGGGCGACCGGCTAAAGTCTATCACCTCACCGAGGAGGCCGAGTGGTTCTTCCCTCAGCGCTATAGCCAGTTCGCCATCAGCTTGCTCGAAGCGGTGAGGGAACAATTCGGCCCTCGCGCCGTTGAGGAACTTCTCCGCCGTCAAACCAACACCCTGATTCGACAGATGAAACCGCGCCTGGCCGGGAAATCCCTCAAGGCCCGCGTGGAGACTCTGGCCGACCTGATGACCGAGATGGGATTTCTCGCCAGCTCCGAGCAGATTAACAGGGGACAATTTTTGCTCACGCAATGTCACTGTCCGCTGGCCCGCGTGGTGGCTGTGTGTCCCGCCGTCTGCGATCAAGAACTGCGCATGCATGCGGACCTTCTCAAAGCCCAGGTCACGCGCTGCTGTTTTATCCGCGAGGGGGGTGATGCCTGCCGCTACCTCATCGAGGCCCCTCGTTGCCGGTCTCGCATGAGATGA
- the rlmB gene encoding 23S rRNA (guanosine(2251)-2'-O)-methyltransferase RlmB, which translates to MTHRESVIYGISPVTEALQAHPHQVNKILVAAGVRSKRLAHIIERARSAGIPVHLRERDHLARLLGHAHHQGVVAFLAPRCYARAEDILHALGPDSLLVVLDEVEDPRNLGAIIRTAHCAGVDAVVLPARRAAGVTETVAKTSAGAVEYTPVARVTNLVRFLRQLKDQGVRVLGVEAEGKTPYTESLYDGPVALVFGSEGYGLRRLVKETCDLLVSIPLRGRISSLNVSVAVGIVLFEALRQRSLPGQAQ; encoded by the coding sequence ATGACGCACAGGGAGTCGGTCATTTACGGAATCTCGCCCGTCACCGAGGCGCTCCAGGCCCATCCCCACCAGGTGAACAAAATCCTCGTTGCCGCTGGAGTTCGCTCGAAGCGCCTGGCGCACATCATTGAGCGTGCCCGTTCCGCCGGTATTCCCGTCCACCTTCGGGAGCGCGATCATCTCGCCCGGCTCCTCGGTCATGCGCATCATCAAGGGGTCGTCGCTTTTTTAGCTCCTCGCTGCTACGCACGCGCGGAGGATATTCTTCACGCCCTCGGCCCCGATTCGCTTCTTGTCGTGCTGGACGAGGTCGAAGACCCGCGCAATCTCGGAGCGATCATCCGAACGGCTCACTGCGCCGGAGTTGATGCGGTGGTGCTTCCCGCGCGCCGGGCCGCCGGTGTGACCGAGACGGTGGCGAAAACGTCGGCCGGAGCCGTCGAGTATACTCCTGTCGCCCGCGTGACGAACCTCGTTCGGTTTCTCCGACAGCTCAAAGACCAGGGCGTTCGAGTCCTGGGCGTGGAAGCGGAGGGGAAGACCCCCTATACGGAATCCCTCTATGACGGGCCGGTGGCGCTCGTTTTCGGCAGCGAAGGATATGGTCTCCGTCGGCTGGTGAAGGAGACGTGCGATCTCCTCGTTTCGATCCCCTTGAGAGGCCGCATCTCCTCGCTCAACGTGTCGGTGGCCGTCGGAATCGTTTTGTTTGAGGCTCTCCGTCAACGCTCCCTCCCCGGGCAGGCTCAGTAA
- the erpA gene encoding iron-sulfur cluster insertion protein ErpA yields MVLTITDAAAAEIKKFIAAENLNGSVGLRVRVIPGGCSGFQYDLALDESPESDDEVIETNGIRVFVDPLSKRYLNGVEIDYVQTMMGSGFTFRNPNATGSCGCGSSFTV; encoded by the coding sequence ATGGTACTCACAATCACAGATGCAGCAGCCGCTGAGATCAAGAAATTCATCGCAGCGGAGAATCTCAACGGCTCCGTCGGATTGCGCGTGCGCGTGATCCCCGGCGGCTGTTCGGGATTCCAGTACGATCTGGCGCTCGACGAGAGCCCCGAAAGCGATGATGAGGTGATCGAGACAAACGGCATTCGCGTCTTCGTTGATCCGCTGAGCAAGCGCTATCTCAATGGCGTGGAGATTGATTACGTGCAGACGATGATGGGCTCGGGCTTCACCTTCCGCAACCCCAACGCGACCGGTTCCTGCGGCTGTGGCAGCAGCTTCACGGTGTAG